The genomic window TGATCGGCTCCGCACAGGTCGGCGGGCGGACCCAACGCCGGGTGCTCACCTGGCGACGCAGCCGCCCGCCTGCCTGAAATCCGCTGTCATTCCGGAGAATACGAGAACAAGGGCTCGTCGAATTGCACCGGTTCGTTGTCTTCCTTGAGGATCGCGGTGATCACTCCGCCGGTCTGAGCGGTCACCGGGATCATCAGTTTCATCGCCTCCACGATGGCGATCTGCTGTCCGGCCTGCACCCGGTCTCCGACCTCGACGAAGGGATCCGAGCCCGGCTCGGGGCGGCGATAGAACACGCCCACACTGGGTGCGCGCACCACCGGTCCGATCGCCGGGCTCTCCGGCGCCGCAATGGATTCCACCGGAGCTTCGGTGACTGGCATAGCTGTGGACGGCGGCGCGACGGTCTGCCACTCGGCCTCCACGGTCACCTCCCCGACCTGGAAGCGCAGTGCGCTCGGCTGGCGCGGGAAGCCCGCGAGCAGGTGCAGCGCACCCGTCTGTATGGCGTCCAGGACCCGGAGATAATCATCGTGCCCGGTGGCGCGGGCGTCGGCGGGATTGTCGTCGACTGCGGTCATTGCCGTGACTCCTTCAGCTCAGTAATTGCCGAGTCCGCCACAGACATTCAGCGCCTGGGCGGTCACCGCGCCCGCCCCGGGCCCGATCAGGTAGTCGACCATCGCCGCCACCTCGAACGGCTGGACGTAACGACCGATGGGCACCCGCGCGCTGACCCTGGCGTGCACCTCGTCGGTGTCGACACCCCACAGACCCGAATACACCTCGCGTACCCGCTCGGCCATCGGTGTCTCCACGAATCCGGGGCACACCGCGTTCACGGTGATCCCGGTCTTGGCCAGCTCGAGGCCGAGCGCCTTGGTGAAACCGACCACGCCGTGCTTGGACGCGGAGTACGGGGCGCCGTGCACCACACCCTGCTTGCCGCCGGTGGAGGCGATGTTGACGATGCGGCCGCTGCCGCGCTCCAGCATGCCGCCCGCGTTCAGCACCGCCTTCGTCATCAGGAACACGCTGTTGAGATTGGTGTTCATCACGTCGAACCACAGTTCGTCGGTCACCTGAGCGGTGACGCCGCCGCCGCTGCGGCCGGCATTGTTGATCAGGATGTCGATCGGGCCGTA from Nocardia bhagyanarayanae includes these protein-coding regions:
- a CDS encoding acetyl-CoA carboxylase biotin carboxyl carrier protein, which gives rise to MTAVDDNPADARATGHDDYLRVLDAIQTGALHLLAGFPRQPSALRFQVGEVTVEAEWQTVAPPSTAMPVTEAPVESIAAPESPAIGPVVRAPSVGVFYRRPEPGSDPFVEVGDRVQAGQQIAIVEAMKLMIPVTAQTGGVITAILKEDNEPVQFDEPLFSYSPE
- a CDS encoding SDR family NAD(P)-dependent oxidoreductase, translated to MAENRRVALVTGATSGMGLEITKSLAAQGIAVFLCARDQQRVTDTVKSLQDEGHEVDGTVCDVADAAQVREYVDAGVRRYGPIDILINNAGRSGGGVTAQVTDELWFDVMNTNLNSVFLMTKAVLNAGGMLERGSGRIVNIASTGGKQGVVHGAPYSASKHGVVGFTKALGLELAKTGITVNAVCPGFVETPMAERVREVYSGLWGVDTDEVHARVSARVPIGRYVQPFEVAAMVDYLIGPGAGAVTAQALNVCGGLGNY